The Chryseobacterium sp. G0186 genome includes the window GGAGGTACTTGGTACGGAGGTGAAATGAAGAAAGGGATGTTCGCAATGATGAACTATTACCTTCCATTAAAAGGTATGGCTTCTATGCACTGTTCTGCAAACGTAGGAGAAAAAGGTGATGTTGCTTTATTCTTTGGCCTTTCAGGAACTGGTAAAACTACATTATCTGCAGATCCAAAAAGATACCTTATCGGTGACGATGAGCACGGGTGGGATAACAACGGAGTATTCAACTACGAAGGTGGATGTTATGCTAAGGTAATTGACCTTTCAGAAGAAAAAGAACCGGACATTTTCAGAGCAATCAAGAGAGATGCTCTTCTTGAAAATGTTGTGATCAACAATGGAGTAGCAGATTATACTGACGGATCTATCACTGAAAATACTAGAGTTTCTTATCCAATCTATCATATCAACAAGATTGTATTGCCCTCTAAGGCTGGCCATGCTAAGAAGATTGTTTATCTTTCAGCAGATGCATTCGGAGTACTTCCTCCGGTTTCCATCTTAAATGAAGATCAGGCTCAATACCACTTCCTTTGCGGTTATACATCTAAATTAGCTGGTACAGAAAGAGGAATTACAGAACCTCAACCATCATTCTCACCGGCATTTGGTGAAGCGTTTCTTACATTACACCCAACAATGTATTCTAAGACATTGATCGGTAAAATGAAAGAGCACGGAGCTAAAGCTTACTTAGTGAATACAGGTTGGAACGGTACAGGAAAGAGAATTTCTCTGAAAGATACAAGAGCAATTATTGATGCTATCATTGATGGATCTATTGATAATGCTCCTAAAACTCAGGTTCCAATTATGAATCTTGAAATTCCTACTGAACTTCCAAATGTTTCTGCTGGTATCCTTGATCCTAGAGAAACTTACGAAAATGCTTCAGAATGGGAAGAAAAAGCAAAAGATCTTGCTTCAAGATATATCAAAAACTTTGAACAATATTGCGATACTGAAGAGGGTAAGAGATTAATCCCTTCAGGTCCTCAATTACAGGAACAGACAATCTAATAGTATTGTTTTAACATAAAAAAGCCTCATCATTGATGAGGCTTTTATTTTTAATATTTTTTACAAATTTGAATCAGTTCATTTTGTTTATCAAGTTCATGAATTGTTGATTTGATGATATCTTCATTCAGTTTTTTGATAAA containing:
- the pckA gene encoding phosphoenolpyruvate carboxykinase (ATP) — encoded protein: MKNTKIIQDLEKLGIKGNYEVVYNPSYEELYQTEVSSENQGFEKAELTESGAVSVKTGIFTGRSPKDRYIVQDDVTRDTIFWDGKVNLPTSTEIFASCKELVLNQLAEAKKIYVVDAFCGTNADTRLKVRFIVEVAWQAHFVTNMFIRPSHYELESFGEPDFTVINGSKTTNPNWEAQGLNSENFVMFNLTEKLQIIGGTWYGGEMKKGMFAMMNYYLPLKGMASMHCSANVGEKGDVALFFGLSGTGKTTLSADPKRYLIGDDEHGWDNNGVFNYEGGCYAKVIDLSEEKEPDIFRAIKRDALLENVVINNGVADYTDGSITENTRVSYPIYHINKIVLPSKAGHAKKIVYLSADAFGVLPPVSILNEDQAQYHFLCGYTSKLAGTERGITEPQPSFSPAFGEAFLTLHPTMYSKTLIGKMKEHGAKAYLVNTGWNGTGKRISLKDTRAIIDAIIDGSIDNAPKTQVPIMNLEIPTELPNVSAGILDPRETYENASEWEEKAKDLASRYIKNFEQYCDTEEGKRLIPSGPQLQEQTI